The Osmerus eperlanus chromosome 22, fOsmEpe2.1, whole genome shotgun sequence genome window below encodes:
- the atad5b gene encoding ATPase family AAA domain-containing protein 5b encodes MENKSVARHVKSKNIQDYFRRVQQQGFEGSSPRASNNSNMPPCHVGTYWNMEVSGFKKLQQQKVNNKRKRQKSSSFLKDKPSERTGIIVISESSNFGDDSVQVNGTTVESNLDRTITEADTIPKHGAEEKMFASYFTKKEHLESEGTQTGFDKQHQQTKSNAVGLSIKQGLELEVTESNSAYQTMSTTHSVWTEEFSGPVQKRCLLEIQESNPVFPVKRIFAALQNKYKEHSKVLKYPGVALSNPPSMLNPAGAKRKRHNNERGDSEKLPKRWRYNLEEMAQKETITLVRGSPSESASRSSVVLPARGQPGKCRLSRTHRLRQLSLCLGPSDVPKPAQSHQPDSDGATLSCHRRDKRIEDLLWTDKYCPQNSSEVIGNSTSVKKLHSWLKRWKLRADCEERRRELEKRQEDDSNDSWDCGDFQGEACVEEEGEELSTTMLITGPPGVGKTASVYACALELGFKVFEVNASCQRNGRHVLTQLKEATQSHLVDIQGQALLKPTYLRNNSSTKPDTLSGTETSSRKLVSSSRKFPRQNSCSTRHKGKGNQAAITLANFFKMKSKAESIAVDGLSSKNTDIQTSSNYPSPDNEEPATGKQNKMTTTSLILFEEVNIIFDDDVGFLSAIKTFMSTTKRPVILTTDDPSFRTIFNGNFEAVLFKTPSTVNTCSYLRLLCLAENIRTEHGDITSLLEVTSGDIRRGVLQVQLWGSSREKRSPQTEAPETSNVPVTVDPKSKDRMPLCHLPHCELGCTPSMLGLLNAGLRQELVNFQKSWMDPEVIKLMEVLRESWRRGVPLLYSNLEFLSLSTARTQPASLSIPEEVAQTGPRNNPRPADIHPQTPELSCTAPTRTSSRLSRKKRTRVSDPGSIHSVSPHRTSLSLNIHSRTSSTNDKPTTLNQARRLESQSLGALADFMDLMSHLDSTLPTPVLHPAGPCGSGEFIWTGARVKDGLLDEMREEEHGSCSAERVLEIQAALEALAFHTCHTVVSGVWGRGQDLGEGCRDGVTEELTSPVAPHRQIFSFTHTSILEPSVSQRRYDINKIVFSSRAFSTMGNKQAIAVDYLPILRTICQSQRSQEQAGGRFQHYFSRIQLGLSKSTIQLLAEDFP; translated from the exons ATGGAAAATAAATCAGTGGCTAGGCACGTCAAATCAAAAAACATCCAGGACTACTTCAGAAGAGTTCAACAACAAGGATTTGAGGGGAGTAGTCCACGAGCAAGCAACAACTCGAATATGCCACCATGTCACGTTGGAACATATTGGAACATGGAAGTTTCTGGTTTCAAAAAGCTGCAACAACAAAAGGTCAACAACAAAAGAAAACGACAAAAATCTTCTAGTTTCCTAAAGGATAAACCCTCAGAGCGCACTGGAATTATAGTCATTTCAGAGTCAAGCAACTTCGGTGATGACAGTGTTCAGGTTAACGGCACCACAGTTGAGTCAAACCTTGACAGAACAATAACCGAAGCAGACACAATACCAAAACATGGGGCCGAGGAGAAGATGTTTGCATCTTATTTTACTAAGAAAGAGCACTTGGAGAGTGAAGGGACTCAAACAGGGTTTGACAAACAGCATCAACAAACTAAATCAAATGCGGTAGGCCTGTCTATCAAGCAGGGTTTAGAATTAGAAGTCACCGAGTCGAATTCAGCCTATCAGACAATGTCAACTACCCACTCTGTCTGGACAGAGGAATTTTCTGGACCGGTCCAAAAGAGATGCCTTTTAGAAATACAAGAGTCAAACCCTGTGTTCCCAGTCAAAAGAATCTTTGCCGCACTACAGAACAAATACAAGGAACACAGTAAAGTGTTAAAATATCCTG GAGTAGCTTTGAGCAACCCTCCATCCATGCTAAACCCAGCGGGAGCCAAGCGGAAACGTCATAACAACGAGAGAGGAGACTCGGAGAAGCTTCCCAAGCGCTGGAGGTACAACTTGGAGGAGATGGCGCAGAAGGAGACCATTACCCTGGTCCGTGGTTCCCCTTCCGAATCAGCCAGTAGGAGCTCCGTGGTGCTTCCAGCAAGAGGGCAGCCTGGGAAGTGCAGGCTGAGCCGGACTCACAGGCTCAGGCAGCTGAGCCTCTGCCTGGGTCCGAGTGATGTACCAAAGCCTGCTCAGTCACATCAACCAGACTCTGATGGCGCAACTCTAAGCTGCCACAGAAGAG ATAAACGCATTGAGGATTTGCTTTGGACGGACAAGTACTGCCCTCAGAACTCAAGCGAGGTCATCGGCAACTCCACATCAGTGAAGAAGCTCCACAG TTGGCTCAAGAGGTGGAAACTGCGAGCGGattgtgaagagaggagaagggagctgGAGAAGAGACAGGAAGATGACAGCAACG ACTCGTGGGACTGCGGGGACTTCCAGGGAGAAGCCTgtgtggaagaggagggagaagagctgTCCACCACCATGCTCATCACAGGCCCCCCCGGGGTGGGGAAGACGGCCTCTGTGTACGCCTGTGCCCTGGAGCTGGGCTTTAAG GTGTTCGAGGTGAACGCTTCCTGCCAGCGCAACGGTCGCCATGTGCTGACACAGCTGAAAGAGGCTACCCAGTCCCACCTGGTGGACATTCAGGGACAAGCCCTCCTCAAACCCACTTACCTCAGGAACAACAGCTCCACCAAACCTGACACCTTGTCTG GGACAGAAACCTCCTCAAGAAAGCTTGTCTCATCATCCAGGAAGTTTCCCAGACAGAACTCTTGCAGTACAAGGCATAAAGGAAAGGGCAATCAAGCTGCCATCACACTGGCCAACTTCTTCAAGAtgaagagcaaagcagagagtATCGCTGTAGACGGTCTGTCATCTAAAAACACAGATATCCAGACTTCCTCGAACTACCCGTCACCAGACAATGAAGAACCAGCAACCGGGAAACAGAATAAAATGACGACCACATCCCTTATTCTCTTTGAAGAG GTCAATATCATATTTGATGACGATGTGGGATTCCTCTCGGCGATCAAGACTTTTATGTCAACGACCAAAAGACCTGTGATCCTGACGACAGACG ATCCTTCATTCCGTACAATATTCAACGGCAACTTCGAAGCGGTTCTTTTCAAAACGCCCTCAACG GTGAACACATGCAGCTACCTGAGGCTATTGTGTCTGGCCGAGAACATCAGGACGGAGCATGGTGACATCACTTCCCTTCTTGAGGTGACCAGTGGTGACATCAGACGTGGCGTGTTGCAGGTGCAGTTGTGGGGCAGTAGTAGAGAGAAGCGGAGCCCTCAGACGGAAGCTCCGGAAACTTCCAATGTTCCTGTCACGGTGGACCCCAAGTCTAAAGACCGCATGCCTCTATGCCATCTTCCTCATTGTGAGCTGGGATGTACTCCAAGCATGTTGGGTCTTCTGAATGCTGGCCTCAGACAAGAGCTGGTGAACTTTCAGAAATCCTGGATGGATCCAGAAGTTATCAAGCTCATGGAGGTGCTtagagagagttggaggagaGGCGTTCCTCTGCTGTACTCAAACCTGGAGTTCCTCTCACTCTCAACAGCCCGAACCCAGCCTGCTTCACTCTCCATCCCAGAGGAAGTGGCTCAAACTGGGCCACGGAATAATCCAAGACCGGCCGACATCCACCCCCAGACTCCAGAGCTAAGCTGCACCGCCCCAACCAGGACCTCTTCTAGACTGAGTAGAAAGAAACGCACCCGGGTATCCGACCCCGGGTCCATTCACAGCGTGTCACCACACAGAACCTCGCTGTCGTTGAACATTCATTCAAGGACCTCTAGCACTAATGACAAGCCTACGACTTTAAACCAGGCACGGAGGCTTGAATCCCAGAGTTTAGGTGCCCTAGCTGACTTCATGGACCTCATGTCCCACCTAGATTCTACCCTTCCCACCCCAGTCCTTCACCCAGCCGGCCCATGTGGATCAGGAGAGTTTATCTGGACAGGGGCCCGGGTGAAAGACGGACTGCTGGATGAGATGCGAGAGGAGGAGCATGGGAGTTGTAGTGCGGAGAGGGTGTTGGAGATCCAGGCTGCTCTTGAAGCGTTGGCCTTTCACACGTGCCACACTGTGGTGTCAGGGGTttgggggagagggcaggatttgggggaggggtgtagggATGGGGTCACAGAGGAACTCACTTCTCCTGTCGCTCCACACAGACAGATTTTCAGCTTCACTCACACTTCAATTTTGGAACCAAG TGTGAGCCAAAGAAGATACGACATCAACAAGATTGTCTTCTCAAGCAGAGCCTTTTCTACCATGGGCAACAAGCAGGCTATTGCAGTGGACTACCTGCCTATCCTCCGCACCATCTGTCAGTCGCAAAGATCCCAGGAGCAGGCCGGCGGCAG GTTTCAGCATTACTTCAGCCGTATTCAACTTGGACTCTCAAAATCAACCATCCAGCTCCTTGCCGAAGACTTTCCTTAA